In one Nitrososphaera viennensis EN76 genomic region, the following are encoded:
- the hemB gene encoding porphobilinogen synthase — protein MVVAVQQAHAYADVLSMAGLRREHLICPVFVSERQQDDGGDAIAAMPGVSISSLKDAVLSVQRISDAGIRSIIVFGIPKSRDGDGSAAADRNGVVQHATREIKSAFGRSLDVITDVCVCQYNLSGHCGLVRNSGTVDNDSTLQVLAEISQSHAEAGADVVAPSAMMDGQVRAIRDALDRGSYAATRILSYSAKHASSLYTPFRSAAFAKKKGAIDKAGYQVSYANPRQAMREIAGDIEEGADMVMVKPGLAYLDLVRRAKERFSVPIAVQNVSGEYAMIKAAGMRGWIDEEQWKVTSLAAMRRAGADRIISYFALDVVQYLQ, from the coding sequence GTGGTGGTAGCGGTGCAGCAGGCGCACGCATATGCAGACGTGCTCTCGATGGCAGGCCTCAGGCGCGAGCACCTCATCTGCCCGGTCTTTGTGTCAGAAAGGCAGCAAGATGATGGAGGTGACGCGATAGCGGCCATGCCGGGCGTGTCCATATCGTCCCTCAAGGACGCGGTTTTGAGCGTGCAGAGGATATCCGACGCAGGAATCCGCTCCATCATCGTCTTTGGCATACCAAAAAGCCGCGACGGCGACGGCTCGGCAGCGGCCGACAGAAACGGCGTGGTGCAGCACGCGACGAGGGAGATCAAGTCGGCGTTTGGCAGGTCGCTTGACGTGATAACTGACGTCTGCGTCTGTCAGTATAATCTGTCGGGACACTGTGGGCTTGTGCGCAATAGCGGAACAGTCGACAATGATTCCACCCTGCAAGTCCTTGCAGAGATTTCCCAGAGCCACGCGGAGGCAGGCGCGGATGTCGTCGCCCCTTCTGCAATGATGGACGGCCAGGTGCGCGCAATACGAGATGCGCTTGACAGGGGCAGTTATGCGGCAACCAGGATACTTTCGTATTCTGCCAAGCACGCGTCGTCATTGTACACTCCGTTCCGGTCGGCCGCGTTCGCAAAAAAGAAGGGCGCGATTGACAAGGCAGGCTACCAGGTGTCGTACGCGAACCCCAGACAGGCAATGCGCGAGATTGCAGGCGACATCGAGGAGGGCGCGGACATGGTGATGGTCAAGCCGGGACTTGCGTACCTCGACCTTGTAAGGCGTGCAAAGGAGCGGTTTTCCGTGCCGATTGCCGTGCAGAACGTGTCAGGCGAGTACGCCATGATAAAGGCCGCCGGGATGAGGGGCTGGATAGACGAGGAGCAATGGAAGGTCACGTCGCTTGCCGCAATGAGAAGGGCAGGCGCAGACAGGATAATCTCGTACTTTGCGCTTGATGTTGTCCAATATCTGCAATAG